One window of the Triticum dicoccoides isolate Atlit2015 ecotype Zavitan chromosome 3B, WEW_v2.0, whole genome shotgun sequence genome contains the following:
- the LOC119280513 gene encoding xyloglucan galactosyltransferase KATAMARI1 homolog has product MPHRTGTAATPMKPFSRSLQRDLDAAVDDGDGKHHSPDDGDGKQNSERGLRRPSRLFYLALLYTVFWAMVFYHHFSTSQQSGSAAVAAPTALQLKPSAFFSASRFFRRDPCAGRYVYMYDLPPRFNADLVRQCGRVPISSNVCKDVSHDGFGPPIPGGGVGGSLPERGAYNTDQFMLSIIFHARMRRYECLTADPAAADVVYIPFYAGLDAAMHLGNQDLAVRDALSRDLMDWLARRPEWRAMGGRDHLLVTGRGTWDFLRSPDDSTGWGNSLMTYDLAIRNATFLSTDASPRHGNDFAVPFPSHFHPSSDAEVTGWQDRMRRRDRAWLWCFAGWPRAQGIGMGPERAEIIEQCGNSSRCSMLGKLNHYEPMRLLGSAEFCMQPRGDGYTRKSTFDSILAGCIPVFFHPVSAYLQYTWHLPRDYRSYSVFIPHGDVVGLNVSIEEVLRKIPSERVAQMRERVIQLIPTVMYRHPAAQGVTFKDAFDVALDRVLHRVAKRRRAAAEGREYVDSVDGRDSWKYDLMLEDGQKKIGPHEFDQYVYINATKD; this is encoded by the coding sequence ATGCCACACCGCACAGGCACGGCAGCAACACCGATGAAGCCCTTCTCACGGAGCCTCCAGAGGGACCTGGACGCCGCAGTCGACGACGGTGACGGCAAGCATCACTCTCCCGACGACGGCGATGGCAAGCAGAACTCCGAGAGAGGCCTCCGGCGGCCGTCCCGGCTCTTCTACCTCGCGCTCCTCTACACCGTCTTCTGGGCCATGGTATtctaccaccacttctccaccaGCCAGCAATCAGGCAGCGCGGCGGTGGCAGCGCCCACCGCGCTCCAGCTCAAGCCGTCGGCGTTCTTCTCGGCGTCTCGCTTCTTCCGCCGGGACCCGTGCGCCGGCCGGTACGTGTACATGTACGACCTGCCGCCGCGGTTCAACGCCGACCTTGTCCGCCAGTGCGGACGGGTCCCAATCTCCTCCAACGTGTGCAAGGACGTGTCCCACGACGGGTTCGGCCCGCCCAtcccgggcggcggcgtgggcgggtCGCTGCCGGAGCGGGGCGCCTACAACACCGACCAGTTCATGCTGAGCATCATCTTCCACGCCCGGATGCGGCGGTACGAGTGCCTCacggccgaccccgccgccgccgacgtggtGTACATCCCGTTCTACGCCGGCTTGGACGCGGCGATGCACCTGGGCAACCAAGACCTCGCGGTGCGGGACGCCCTGTCTCGGGACCTGATGGACTGGCTGGCGCGGCGGCCAGAGTGGCGCGCCATGGGCGGGCGCGACCACTTGCTCGTCACCGGGCGGGGAACATGGGACTTCCTCCGCAGCCCGGACGACTCAACCGGCTGGGGTAACTCGCTCATGACCTACGACCTGGCCATCCGCAACGCCACGTTCCTCAGCACCGACGCTAGCCCGCGGCACGGCAACGACTTCGCTGTGCCGTTCCCGTCGCACTTCCACCCCTCCTCCGACGCCGAGGTCACCGGCTGGCAGGACCGCATGCGCCGGCGGGACCGCGCGTGGCTCTGGTGCTTCGCCGGCTGGCCCCGTGCCCAGGGCATCGGTATGGGGCCTGAGCGCGCCGAGATCATCGAGCAGTGCGGCAACTCGAGCCGCTGCTCTATGCTTGGCAAGTTGAACCACTACGAGCCCAtgcggctgctcgggagcgccgagtTCTGCATGCAGCCGCGCGGCGACGGCTACACGCGCAAGTCCACCTTCGACTCCATCCTCGCCGGCTGCATCCCGGTCTTCTTCCACCCGGTGTCCGCCTACCTCCAGTACACCTGGCACCTGCCCAGGGACTACCGGAGCTACTCCGTCTTCATCCCCCACGGCGACGTCGTCGGCCTGAACGTCAGCATCGAGGAGGTGCTGCGTAAGATACCGTCAGAGAGGGTAGCGCAAATGCGGGAGCGGGTCATCCAGCTTATACCCACCGTGATGTACCGGCACCCGGCGGCCCAGGGGGTTACGTTCAAAGACGCGTTCGACGTCGCCCTTGACCGTGTCCTCCACCGGGTGGCCAAGCGCCGGCGTGCCGCGGCCGAGGGACGGGAGTACGTGGACAGCGTCGACGGACGTGACAGCTGGAAGTACGATCTGATGCTAGAAGATGGGCAGAAGAAGATAGGTCCGCACGAGTTTGATCAATATGTTTACATAAACGCAACCAAAGATTAA